Proteins encoded in a region of the Desulfolucanica intricata genome:
- a CDS encoding helix-turn-helix domain-containing protein → MNNNELVKILENNYEEIERALAGKKALDEVMTSTEAAETWGKSMATVKRACQSGRFYPWEARKSQGTWLVTRAGMKRLYGELE, encoded by the coding sequence GTGAACAATAACGAGTTGGTAAAAATTCTTGAAAACAATTATGAAGAAATAGAACGGGCCCTGGCCGGTAAGAAAGCATTGGATGAAGTCATGACATCCACGGAGGCTGCTGAAACTTGGGGGAAAAGTATGGCAACCGTAAAGCGTGCTTGCCAGTCGGGCCGTTTTTATCCATGGGAAGCTAGAAAGTCTCAGGGTACCTGGCTTGTGACCCGGGCTGGGATGAAGAGGCTGTATGGGGAACTAGAATAG
- a CDS encoding SWIM zinc finger family protein, whose amino-acid sequence MKVLGDMETRRLGRAIEGLVSGQYRWQQVVVIENAVIRGYVQRMEGDRFHNEYAVQIAKDGSRGWCSCRDYFVGGHQCKHIAIAALALAQQQSAVQPADNRSRGAQRPRVVGA is encoded by the coding sequence GTGAAAGTATTGGGAGATATGGAGACACGGCGTTTGGGCAGGGCTATAGAGGGATTGGTAAGTGGTCAGTATCGTTGGCAGCAGGTCGTGGTCATTGAGAATGCAGTGATTCGCGGGTATGTGCAGCGGATGGAAGGGGACAGGTTTCACAATGAGTATGCAGTTCAGATCGCTAAAGATGGCTCTCGTGGCTGGTGCAGCTGTAGGGACTACTTTGTGGGTGGTCACCAGTGTAAGCATATTGCTATAGCCGCCTTGGCACTGGCACAGCAGCAGTCAGCTGTACAGCCGGCTGATAACCGGTCGCGTGGGGCACAGCGACCACGAGTGGTAGGGGCATAG